A part of Astatotilapia calliptera chromosome 15, fAstCal1.2, whole genome shotgun sequence genomic DNA contains:
- the nup43 gene encoding nucleoporin Nup43, with product MESINAKYVSQKISKTKWRPVSHSDLQLPEIFATGSWDNEDNRISIWSIGSNLSTGMEDGFEGDPQLLCEHKHDGDVLDLQFLDQDRIVTASSTGAVTIFRHHQNSQTISVSQLWARAHRYPCDNAPCTGVVCSSPEIVTVGEDGRIVVFRADQEGVVRVIENADSSTIHAVTYLRTTEILTVNSIGQLKLWDFRQQSNSPSQILSLSGDRVPLHCVDRHPNQQHIVATGGQDGMLCVWDVRQGNTPFSLMEAHTAEMWEVHFHPTNPDHLFTCSEDGSLLHWETSSHSDMPSFLQGGRNSSMVSRSAMAPAGGKQPLISAWLSGDSSKGRLETTHMLPSQTLSVNSLDVLGPCLVCGTDGEAIFVNRQVPV from the exons ATGGAGAGTATAAACGCTAAATACGTATCCCAGAAAATCAGCAAAACGAAATGGCGGCCAGTGTCACATTCGGATCTGCAACTGCCAGAAATCTTTGCGACGGGCTCATGGGACAACGAG GACAACAGGATTTCTATTTGGTCCATTGGGAGTAATTTAAGCACTGGTATGGAAGATGGGTTTGAAGGAGACCCGCAGCTTTTATGTGAACACAAGCATGATGGAGATGTTCTTGACCTCCAG TTTTTGGACCAGGACAGAATAGTTACAGCATCATCAACAGGAGCCGTCACCATCTTTCGACACCACCAGAACAGCCAG ACCATTTCAGTGTCTCAGCTCTGGGCGAGAGCACATCGTTATCCCTGTGACAACGCCCCCTGCACCGGCGTCGTCTGCAGCAGCCCGGAGATTGTTACAGTGGGTGAAGATGGCAGGATCGTCGTCTTCAGAGCTGACCAGGAGGGAGTGGTTCGAGTCATCG AGAATGCCGACAGCAGCACAATCCATGCGGTGACTTATCTGAGGACCACAGAGATTTTGACGGTGAACTCAATCGGTCAGCTCAAACTGTGGGACTTCAGACAGCAAAGCAACTCACCGTCACAGATTCTGTCCCT GTCAGGGGATCGAGTTCCTTTACACTGCGTGGACAGACATCCGAACCAGCAGCACATCGTGGCCACAGGAGGCCAGGATGGCATGCTCTGTGTGTGGGATGTGAGACAAGGCAACACACCCTTCTCACTGATGGAGGCACACACAGCTGAAA TGTGGGAGGTCCACTTCCACCCAACCAACCCAGATCACCTGTTCACATGTTCAGAGGATGGCTCGCTGCTGCACTGGGAGACATCCTCCCATTCAGACATGCCTTCCTTCTTACAAG ggggcagaaacagcagcatggtCTCCCGCAGTGCAATGGCTCCAGCCGGAGGAAAGCAGCCCCTGATCAGCGCCTGGCTAAGTGGAGACTCCAGCAAAGGCCGCCTGGAGACGACTCACATGCTGCCCAGCCAGACGCTGTCTGTCAACAGCCTGGACGTGCTCGGTCCGTGTCTCGTGTGCGGCACTGATGGAGAGGCTATTTTTGTCAACAGACAGGTCCCGGTTTAA
- the lats1 gene encoding serine/threonine-protein kinase LATS1 has translation MKRGEKPEGYRQRRPKTFPVTNYSGNSQQMLQEIRNSLRNLSKPSDPPKVDTGAQGKMLQEDSRQLGRSNNPKNPHHKTLQEIREALMPFKNEPNTSGLQREPRFAGLEEPSISHGVGPATDYMGKVVSNPSSAGLKPPESSHIQPAVLRRSSWKGSKEGMMYRSDSPGPPPAFPQGHPTNNQRVTPPPNRGGMPCASSWDSNPSTKRYSGNMDYLVPRISPVPQGPWPDGYSAAPQNQRGISPVPMGHQPIIMPSSGGNKFTFPPSWTQSGSSQPDYVTGGSRHPPPPYPVNQSSRHSPTDQQTGGPASSPSYHNGGNIPQSMMVYFSGLPQSRSSQPQPSSGNGSNQDRSPSWQHNMPVRSNSLKTGSTHPTSSQPSATTVTAIIPTPILLPVKSTHVQKAKLHTAVAPTHPPWKPHVAPPPAAPAYLEPAGTVPQVVSEAPDYHGPPPPYPKHLLQQQAAPSPPGYDTGANRLSAGREDPADEESSGRGDGSREKPSESPEGGAAREEDRKQITTSPVPVRRNKKDEERRGESGRVNLYSPQAFKFFMEQHIENILKNHQQRIHRRKQLENEMQRVGLSSEAQEQMRMMLCQKESNYIRLKRAKMDKCMFKRIKTLGIGAFGEVCLARKEDTGALYAMKTLRKKDVLLRNQVAHVKAERDILAEADNEWVVRLYYSFQDKDNLYFVMEYIPGGDMMSLLIRLGIFKEELAQFYIAELTCAVESVHKMGFIHRDIKPDNILIDRDGHIKLTDFGLCTGFRWTHDSKYYQSGDHVRQDSMDFSKEWEDPANCRCTDRLKPLERRKARQHQRCLAHSLVGTPNYIAPEVLLRTGYTQLCDWWSVGVILYEMVVGQPPFLATTPLETQLKVINWKSTLHIPPQAKLSAEASDLIVKLCRGPEDRLGKNGADEIKAHPFFRSIDFSSDLRQQVAPYIPTIAHSTDTSNFDPVDPDKMWSSDGDDEDSHNDTLNCWFRNGKHPEHAFYEFTFRRFFDDNGHPYSCPKPIEYEGYEDEADSEGAAQEAASSSALQGRDLVYV, from the exons ATGAAAAGAGGGGAGAAACCCGAAGGATACCGGCAGAGGAGACCCAAAACGTTTCCCGTCACGAACTACAGTGGCAACAGCCAACAGATGCTGCAGGAAATACGGAACAGCCTGCGCAACCTGTCGAAACCGTCAGACCCACCTAAAGTGGACACTGGTGCACAAGGGAAGATGCTCCAAGAGGATTCAAGGCAACTGGGGCGCAGCAACAACCCCAAAAACCCTCACCACAAAACCTTACAGGAGATCCGCGAGGCCCTCATGCCTTTTAAAAATGAGCCCAACACTTCAGGCTTGCAGCGAGAACCCCGTTTTGCAGGGCTCGAGGAG CCAAGCATCAGTCACGGTGTAGGGCCGGCTACAGACTACATGGGTAAGGTTGTTTCCAACCCCAGCTCTGCAGGCCTCAAACCCCCAG aGTCTTCTCACATCCAGCCGGCTGTCCTGAGGAGGTCGAGCTGGAAGGGCTCTAAGGAAGGAATGATGTACCGATCCGACAGCCCTGGACCGCCTCCTGCCTTCCCACAGGGCCACCCTACAAACAACCAGAGGGTCACACCTCCACCAAACCGCGGTGGCATGCCTTGTGCGTCATCCTGGGACAGCAACCCATCAACAAAGCGGTACTCTGGAAACATGGATTACCTTGTGCCACGCATTTCTCCAGTACCCCAGGGGCCGTGGCCTGATGGGTACAGCGCAGCACCTCAGAATCAACGTGGGATCAGCCCAGTGCCCATGGGCCACCAGCCCATCATAATGCCAAGCTCTGGGGGTAATAAGTTCACCTTTCCCCCTAGCTGGACTCAGAGTGGCTCCTCTCAGCCAGACTACGTGACAGGGGGCAGCAGACATCCCCCTCCTCCGTACCCGGTCAACCAGAGTAGCCGGCACAGTCCCACTGATCAGCAGACAGGAGGACCTGCATCCTCGCCTTCTTACCACAATGGAGGGAATATCCCTCAGTCCATGATGGTGTACTTTTCTGGTCTTCCTCAGTCCAGGTCCAGCCAACCCCAACCTTCCTCCGGCAACGGCAGCAACCAGGACCGCTCTCCATCATGGCAACATAATATGCCAGTCCGCTCCAATTCTTTGAAAACCGGATCTACTCACCCGACCAGCTCACAGCCCTCTGCCACCACAGTCACTGCCATCATACCGACTCCCATTCTTCTGCCGGTGAAAAGCACCCATGTTCAGAAAGCCAAACTGCACACTGCTGTCGCTCCAACACATCCTCCATGGAAACCGCACGTTGCACCACCTCCTGCTGCGCCTGCCTACCTAGAACCCGCAGGTACAGTCCCGCAGGTCGTATCTGAAGCACCTGACTATCACGGACCTCCTCCCCCTTACCCTAAGCACCTCCTCCAACAGCAGGCTGCACCCAGCCCACCAGGGTATGACACAGGGGCCAACAGGCTCAGTGCAGGCAGAGAGGATCCTGCTGATGAGGAGAGCAGCGGCCGGGGGGACGGCTCGAGGGAAAAACCATCAGAAAGCCCAGAGGGTGGAGCAGCAAGAGAGGAGGACAGGAAGCAAATCACTACATCGCCTGTTCCGGTCCGACGCAACAAGAAAGACGAAGAGCGGAGAGGGGAGTCGGGAAGAGTCAATTTGTATTCCCCACAGGCCTTCAAGTTCTTCATGGAGCAACACATAGAGAACATCCTGAAGAACCACCAGCAGCGGATTCACAGAAGGAAGCAACTGGAAAATGAGATGCAAAGG GTGGGTTTGTCTTCAGAAGCCCAGGAGCAGATGCGTATGATGCTCTGTCAAAAGGAATCTAACTACATTCGGTTAAAACGAGCTAAGATGGACAAGTGCATGTTCAAACGGATCAAGACCCTCGGCATCGGCGCCTTCGGCGAGGTCTGCTTGGCCAGAAAAGAGGACACAGGAGCGCTGTACGCCATGAAGACTCTCCGCAAGAAGGACGTGCTCCTGAGAAACCAGGTGGCTCACGTCAAGGCTGAGAGGGACATTCTGGCAGAGGCCGACAATGAGTGGGTAGTGCGTCTCTACTACTCTTTCCAAGATAAGGACAACCTGTACTTCGTTATGGAGTACATCCCCGGAGGGGACATGATGAGCCTTCTCATCAGACTCGGCATCTTTAAAGAAGAGCTGGCTCAGTTTTACATCGCAGAGCTCACCTGCGCTGTGGAGAGCGTCCACAAGATGGGCTTCATCCACCGAGACATCAAGCCTGACAACATCCTCATAGACAGAGACGGTCACATAAAGCTGACAGACTTCGGTCTTTGCACTGGTTTCCGCTGGACCCACGACTCGAAGTATTACCAGAGCG GGGACCACGTGAGGCAGGACAGCATGGACTTCAGTAAGGAATGGGAGGATCCAGCCAACTGCCGCTGTACAGACCGCCTGAAGCCTCTGGAAAGGAGAAAGGCCCGGCAGCACCAGCGTTGTCTGGCCCATTCGCTCGTGGGGACACCCAACTATATCGCACCAGAAGTGCTGCTTCGAACAG GATACACCCAGCTCTGTGATTGGTGGAGTGTAGGAGTGATCTTGTATGAAATGGTTGTTGGACAGCCTCCTTTCTTAGCAACCACACCCCTGGAGACGCAGCTAAAG GTGATAAACTGGAAGAGCACGCTGCACATTCCCCCGCAGGCCAAGCTCAGCGCAGAGGCATCGGATCTCATCGTTAAACTGTGCCGCGGCCCTGAGGACCGCCTCGGTAAGAACGGCGCAGATGAAATCAAAGCCCATCCTTTCTTCAGAAGCATCGATTTCTCCAGCGACCTCAGACAGCAGGTGGCACCATACATCCCCACCATCGCCCACTCCACGGACACCTCCAACTTCGATCCAGTGGACCCGGATAAAATGTGGAGCAGCGACGGCGACGACGAGGACAGCCATAACGACACGCTAAACTGTTGGTTCCGCAACGGAAAGCACCCCGAGCACGCCTTCTACGAGTTTACCTTCCGGCGCTTCTTTGACGACAACGGCCATCCGTACAGCTGCCCCAAGCCCATCGAGTACGAGGGCTACGAGGACGAGGCCGACTCGGAGGGCGCCGCACAAGAGGCCGCCAGCTCCTCGGCGTTACAGGGACGAGACCTGGTCTACGTATAG